From Coffea arabica cultivar ET-39 chromosome 2e, Coffea Arabica ET-39 HiFi, whole genome shotgun sequence, the proteins below share one genomic window:
- the LOC113732999 gene encoding galactinol synthase 2-like encodes MPGTSNSPNNSSLHCLSILKNISFLTLFQNLKNKQTNLNNLSRIHTKKMAPEIVSSAVPNGLAKAASLPSRAYVTFLAGNGDYVKGVVGLAKGLRKVKTAYPLVVAVLPDVPEEHRRILVNQGCIVREIEPVYPPENQTQFAMAYYVINYSKLRIWEFVEYSKMIYLDGDIQVYENIDHLFDLPDGYFYAVKDCFCEKTWSHTPQYKIGYCQQCPDKVQWPEELGPKPPLYFNAGMFVYEPSLPTYDDLLRTLEITPPTPFAEQDFLNMFFRDVYRPIPPIYNLVLAMLWRHPENVELEKVKVVHYCAAGSKPWRYTGQEQNMDREDIKMLVKKWWDIYDDETLDHKRSLTSSIGTAAATGIEAEAQTLKSRPARYIAAPSAA; translated from the exons ATGCCAGGCACCTCAAACTCACCAAACAATTCATCTCTGCATTGTCTGAGCATTCTCAAAAACATTTCCTTTTTGACTCTCTTCCAAAACCTCAAAAACAAACAGACAAATCTCAACAACCTAAGCCGCATACATACCAAAAAAATGGCTCCTGAAATTGTTAGTAGTGCAGTGCCCAATGGTCTTGCTAAGGCCGCTAGTCTGCCTAGCCGTGCCTATGTGACTTTCCTGGCAGGCAACGGTGACTACGTAAAGGGCGTGGTTGGATTGGCCAAAGGGTTGAGGAAGGTGAAAACTGCCTACCCTTTAGTGGTTGCAGTTTTGCCGGACGTCCCTGAGGAGCACCGCCGCATACTGGTGAACCAGGGCTGTATAGTCCGGGAGATTGAGCCGGTTTATCCTCCTGAAAACCAGACTCAATTTGCCATGGCCTACTACGTCATCAATTACTCCAAGCTTCGCATTTGGGAG TTTGTGGAGTATAGCAAGATGATATATTTGGACGGAGATATCCAAGTGTACGAGAACATAGATCACCTGTTTGACTTGCCAGATGGGTACTTTTATGCTGTAAAGGACTGCTTCTGTGAGAAGACTTGGAGCCACACCCCACAATACAAGATTGGCTACTGCCAGCAATGCCCTGACAAGGTGCAGTGGCCTGAGGAGTTGGGTCCTAAGCCCCCTCTTTACTTTAACGCTGGCATGTTTGTTTATGAGCCTAGTCTTCCCACTTATGATGATCTCTTAAGGACCCTCGAGATCACCCCTCCTACCCCATTTGCCGAGCAG GACTTCTTGAACATGTTCTTTAGGGATGTATACAGGCCAATTCCACCGATCTACAACTTGGTTTTGGCCATGTTATGGAGACATCCGGAGAATGTTGAGTTGGAAAAAGTAAAGGTCGTACATTACTGCGCTGCTGGATCAAAGCCTTGGAGGTACACTGGCCAGGAGCAAAACATGGACAGAGAAGATATCAAAATGCTTGTCAAGAAATGGTGGGATATTTACGACGACGAGACATTGGACCACAAGAGATCATTAACTTCAAGCATCGGCACAGCAGCAGCAACTGGCATTGAAGCTGAAGCTCAGACACTCAAGTCTAGACCTGCTCGCTACATTGCCGCACCATCTGCCGCTTGA
- the LOC113733000 gene encoding galactinol synthase 2, translating to MAPDTVSSAPVPGSLVKAASISSRAYVTFLAGNGDYVKGVVGLAKGLRKVKTAYPLVVAVLPDVPEEHRRILVNQGCIVREIEPVHPPENQTQFAMAYYVINYSKLRIWEFVEYSKMIYLDGDIQVFENIDHLFELPGGYFYAVKDCFCEKTWSHTPQYQIGYCQQCPDKVQWPQELGPKPPLYFNAGMFVYEPSLPTYDDLLSTLKITPPTPFAEQDFLNMFFRDVYRPIPPTYNLVLAMLWRHPENVELEKVKVVHYCAAGSKPWRYTGKEANMDREDIKVLVKNWRDIYNDEALDYKRSSANVAVTTRGEANARRSLKTRALRSIPAPSAA from the exons atggctCCTGATACCGTTAGTAGTGCACCAGTCCCTGGTAGTCTTGTTAAGGCTGCTAGTATATCTAGCCGTGCCTACGTTACATTTCTGGCAGGGAACGGTGACTATGTGAAGGGTGTGGTTGGTTTGGCCAAAGGGTTGAGGAAGGTGAAAACTGCCTACCCGTTGGTGGTTGCAGTTTTGCCTGACGTCCCGGAGGAGCACCGCCGCATACTGGTGAACCAGGGCTGTATAGTCCGGGAGATTGAGCCTGTTCATCCTCCTGAAAACCAGACTCAGTTTGCCATGGCCTACTACGTTATCAACTACTCCAAACTTCGCATCTGGGAG TTTGTGGAGTATAGCAAGATGATATACTTGGATGGTGATATTCAAGTGTTTGAGAACATAGATCACCTCTTTGAGTTGCCAGGGGGATACTTTTATGCTGTCAAGGACTGCTTCTGTGAGAAGACTTGGAGCCACACCCCACAATACCAGATTGGGTACTGTCAACAGTGCCCTGATAAGGTCCAGTGGCCTCAAGAGTTGGGTCCTAAGCCCCCTCTTTACTTCAACGCCGGCATGTTTGTTTATGAGCCCAGTCTTCCCACATATGATGACCTCTTGAGCACCCTCAAGATTACCCCTCCTACCCCTTTTGCTGAGCAG GACTTCTTGAACATGTTCTTCAGGGATGTTTATAGGCCAATTCCGCCAACTTACAACTTGGTTTTGGCCATGCTATGGAGACATCCGGAGAACGTTGAGCTGGAAAAGGTGAAGGTAGTCCATTACTGTGCTGCTGGATCCAAGCCATGGAGGTACACTGGCAAGGAAGCCAACATGGATAGAGAAGACATCAAGGTGCTAGTGAAGAACTGGCGGGATATTTACAACGATGAGGCGTTGGATTACAAGAGGTCCTCTGCAAATGTTGCTGT